CGACCTTCTTGTCGGGCCCGTCCCAATCGAACTTGAAGCTGCCCTTCCCGTGGGTTTTCAGAAGGTTCTTGCCGCTGTTCGTGTAGCCCGTGGTATCCAGGCTGGACAGCTTGTAGGTGCCGGCACCGATATCGGACGACCCGCCCTTGCCGGCGACGGAGTCCAACTTGCCCGTTGAACCAGAATCCTTGTCGATGACGGACGAAGACCCACCGGAAGAAGAGTTGCCCGAAGAATTGCTGGTGCTGGGGGACGATCCGTCTGCATATTTCAGGTAGGCGTCGTTGAACGAGATGGCCTTGTCGCCATCGCCGTAGACGCCGATCTTCGGTTTGATGTTTTCCGCTTTATATCCCAGCAGACCGCTCGTCTTGTACTGCAATTTTCCATCGAGATACCATTCGAGCTTGCCGTTGTCCGCAAATTCGAACTTGACCACGTGGTCATAAACCTTGTTGGCGACAACCTTGGACGGACCAACTTTCTGATATGTCACGTCCGGCGACGATCCGTCGCCCTTGTCGCCGTAGGCCTTCAAGACCCAACGCGCTTCGCCGTTGTATTTCGTGCCTCCGGTTTTAACCACGTTGATGCCGAGCGGCGGGTTCGTCGTCGCGCCCGTCACCTGAGTGCTCTGAAACACGTTGACCCACGCCAGATTATCCAACGTCTCCGGCGCCAGCTTCGCCTTGAAGCCGACCTCGAAATACTTGTCCGCCAAGACGCGGCCGTTGAGATCAGGCTTCGACCAGGGTTCGTTGCCGTCGCTCGCGATTTCCAGCTGAACGTGAGTTCGGTCGCCTGGATCCTTGTCGAATTTCAACCAGCCGTTGTCTTCGATCTTGATGCCGTTATCATTGTGTCTGATGTAATAGAACTTGCCATCCGGCTGGCCCTTGTCAAAGGTAAAGCGCTCATGCTTGGACTGATTAAGACTGCTCGTCCACTTGTTGAAAGCCGATCTTTCGTCCGAGCTGATATCGCTCGAGTCATAGTACCACAACAGGTTGCTTTTATTGGACAACCCCATGATTCACCTCTCTGTTGTGTTGTTTTCCCGACGCGCGTGAGTGATGCTTAAGGGGCGTTTCTGGCGAAAATAAGGTCAGAAAAATTTTAGGGTCATTTTCGCGGTCGGTTCGGGTCCAACCGCACCTAGCCGGGGCGCCGTTCGCGGTTGCGGAACTTCAACGGCTGGTTCATGCTTAACCAACTGCAATACGATCAAGCGTCAATCGCACGATTTGAACCGAATTCCGTTGCTCAGCGTCGCACCTGCAGGGATATGACCGATGAGACCCACGTCTTTGACTAGCATGAAGAAGCTGCTGTCGGCGCCGCGCGTGGCGCGTGCTTCGCGGGTGCGGGAAGGCGCGCCGCACCCGCTCGGCGCCACTTGGGACGGGCGAGGGGTGAACTTCGCCCTGTTCTCGGCCAACGCCACCAAGGTGGAGTTGTGCCTGTTCGACACCGACGGGCGGCGCGAGATCGAGCGCATCGAAATGCCGGAGTACACCGACGAGGTCTGGCATGCATATCTGCCCGACGCCCGCCCCGGCACGGTCTACGGCTACCGGGTGCATGGCCCGTTCGACCCCTTGCACGGTCACCGCTTCAACCCCAACAAGCTGCTGCTCGATCCCTACGCGAAGGCGCTAGTCGGCGAACTCAAGTGGACCGACGCGCTGTTCGGCTACCGCATCGGGTCGCGCAAGGACGACTTGTCTTTCGACCGCCGCGACAGTGCCCCTGCGATGCTCAAGTGCCGCGTCATCGACCCGGCGTTCTCCTGGGGCGAGGAACGGTCACCGCGCATCCCCTGGGAGCGGACGATTTTCTACGAGGCCCACGTGCGCGGCTATACCATGCTGCATCCGCTGGTGCCGAAGCCGCTCCGCGGCACGTTCGCCGGCATGGCGCAGCACGATGTGGTGGATCACATCAAGAGCCTCGGCGTGACTTCGATCGAACTGCTGCCGGTTCACGCCTTCATCGACGATCGCCACCTGATCGAGAAAGGCCTCCGCAACTATTGGGGCTACAACACGATCGGTTTCTTCGCCCCCGACCCACGCTACATGTCGACGCCATTCGTCAACGAGTTCAAGGAGATGGTGGCGCGCCTGCACGACGCCGGGCTCGAGGTCATCCTCGACGTGGTCTACAACCACACGGCGGAAGGAAACGAGAGGGGTCCGACCCTGTCGTTCAAGGGCATCGACAATGCGTCGTACTACCGGTTGATGCCGGACAATCCGCGCTACTACATCAACGACACTGGCACCGGCAACACCTTCAACCTCAGCCACCCGCGGGTCCTGCAGCTGGTGCTCGACAGCCTGCGCTACTGGGCGACCGAGATGCGGGTCGACGGCTTCCGCTTCGATCTCGCCACCATCCTCGGCCGCGAGGTCCACGGCTTCGATCCGGGCGGCGGGTTCTTCGACGCCGTGCGCCAGGATCCCATCCTGTCGCAGACCAAGCTGATAGCGGAACCGTGGGATATCGGCCCCGGCGGCTATCAGGTCGGCAACTTCCCGCCCGGCTGGGCCGAGTGGAACGACAAATACAGGGACACCGTGCGCGCGTTCTGGAAGGGCGACGACGGCAAACTTCCGGAGTTCGCCTCACGCATCAGCGCTTCGGGCGACATCTTCAATCACCGCGGTCGGCGCCCGTGGGTGACCGTCAATTTCGTCACAGCCCACGACGGCTTCACCCTGAACGACCTGGTCACCTACAACGACAAGCACAACGAGGCCAACGGCGAAGACAACCGCGACGGCCACTCCCATAACATCAGCTGGAACCACGGCGTCGAGGGGCCGACCCAGGATCCCGAGATCCGGGAGCTACGCGAGCGCCAGAAGCGTAACCTTCTCGCGACCTTGCTGTTCTCCCTCGGCACGCCGATGGTGTTGGCGGGCGACGAGTTCGGCCGAAGCCAGCGCGGAAACAACAACCCGTACTGCCAGGACAACGAGATCAGCTGGTTCGACTGGACGGCGATCGACAAGGACGGCCAGGCTTTGGCCGAGTTCGTCGGCGAATTGATCAGCATCCGCCAGTCGTATCCGGTGTTGCACCGCAACCACTTCCTTATCGGCGCCTATGATCCGGACCTGGACGTGAAGGACGTGACCTGGCTGACGCCGTCGGCGACGGAGATGACACCGGAGCAGTGGTCGGATGCCAACGCCCGGTGCCTCGGCGCATTGTTCGACGGCCGTTCCCGGCCCTCCGGCATCAAGCGGCCGGGTGCCGACGCGACCCTGCTGCTGATCCTCAACGCCCATTACGAGGCGGTGTCCTTCACGTTGCCGACGGTCGCCGGCGGAAGCGCCTGGCTCAGCCTGATCGACACAGCCGCTCCGGGTCGCGTCGATCCGTTGTTGACGACGCGGAGCGGCGATCACTACGAGATCCCTGCGCGCGCGCTCGCCCTGCTCGCACTGAAGCCGGACCGCCGTACATGGCGGACCTTCCACGTACTCGCCGAGATAACGCAGCGGGAACAGGAGGCGCAGGCAGCGGCCCGCGGCTTGCTCGACGATTAGGTCCCAGGGCTCGACGCGTTCCGCCGACAGGGCGGAACCGCGAGCGCCGTGGGTGCGTTGTCGTCTGTCGGAGGCTCTCCAGATGCCGCACATCACTTTCGACCCGGCCGACCTTCGCTCCCGCCGCGGCCGGCCGGCCGATGCGCCTCCTCTCCCTGTCCCTCTCTCTCGCGCGGGAGAGGGTCGGGGCGAGAGGGGACGCGACGCTATCAGTCTCTCAAGTCGGAGTTGATGGACCATGGCGCCGCGCGCTTACTGGCGGGGAACGATCCGGCTGTCGCTGGTGTCCGTCCCCGTCAGCCTGTTCCCCGCGACGTCGTCCGGACGCCGCCTATCCTTCCACATGATCCACGAGCCCACCGGCGAACGGGTCCGCTACCAGCGGGTCGTGCCCGACGTCGGCCCGGTCGAGAATGACGAGATCGTCAAGGGTTACGAGTACGAGCGTGGCCAGTACGTCACCCTCACCGACGAGGAAATGGACCAGATCAAGGTCGAGTCCAAGCACACCATCAACCTGCTTCGCTTCGTCGATCCGCACGAGATCGACCCCATCTACTTCGACCGTCCCTATTTCGTCGCGCCGGACTCCGAGATGGCGCAGGAACCGTTCATCGTGCTTCGGGACGCCCTCAAGGAGGCCCGCAAGACGGCGCTCGGCCAGGTCACCCTCTCCGGCAAGGAGCATGTTGCGGCGATCCGGCCCTGCGGCCGCGGCCTGATCCTGGAGACGCTCCGCTACGCCGAGGAGGTGCGCAAGGCCAAGACCGTGTTCGACGAAATCCCGGACATGCAGGCAGACGCGGAACAGGTCGAACTCGCGCGGCTGCTGATCGACAAAAAGACCGGCACGTTCGACCCGCACGAGTTCAAGGACCATCAGCAGGAGGTGCTCCGTCAACTCATCGAGGCCAAGCTCCAGTCGCGCCCGGCTCCGGTCGGCGACGAGAAGCGCGAGCCAGCCAAGGTGGTCAACCTGATGGACGCGCTCCGGCGCAGCGTCGACGAGGCGGAGCGTGAAGGCGGCGGGGGCGACAAGAGCGGCAAGAAGCCTGCCGCGAAGCCCGCCTCCAAGCCCGCGGGTCCGCGCAGCAAGTCCGCCGGCAGCCGATCCCGCAAATCCGCCTGAGTGGCGATGGCGAGGTCTGCCGGCAAAGCGCCCGATCCGCCGCCGCCCGTAACCGAGCCGCTGCGCCGGTACCGCGAGAAGCGCCGCTTCGACCGCACGGCGGAACCGGCAGGCCTATCGACGCCCGACGCCGGCGGCGCCAACCGCTTCGTCGTCCACAAACACGCGGCGCGGCGGCTGCACTACGACCTCCGCCTCGCCGTGGACGGAGTCTACAAGAGCTGGGCGGTGCCGCGCGGGCCCAGCCTCGATCCTGCCGACGTACGCCTTGCGGTGCATGTCGAGGACCATCCCATGGACTACGGTGACTTCGAGGGCATCATCCCGAAAGGCGAGTATGGCGGCGGCACCGTCATGATCTGGGACCGCGGCGCCTGGGAGCCGCAGGACGACGACCCGCTCAAGGCCTACCAGCGGGGCCGGCTGAAATTCAGCTTCAACGGCGAGCGCCTCAAAGGCTCATGGATGCTGGTCCGCTCCGGCGACAACAGCGACCGCCAGGACCGCTGGCTGCTGCGGAAACATCGGGACGATGCGGCGCGGCCTGGTGACGGAGAGGCGCTGGTGCGGGACGCACTCACCAGCGTCGTCAGCGGCCGCACCATGGCGGAGATCGCCGCCGACACCGACCGGGTGTGGCGCGGCCGCGCCGAAGCGAGGGACAACGACGGCGCTGCCGAGACGAGCGCGGCCATCGAAGGAGCCGCGCCGGCGGAGACGGCGGGGCAGGGGATCGGCGAGCCGGCCCCCCTGCCGAGTTTCATCCTGCCGCAACTGGCGACGCTGTCCGCCAAGGCGCCGGCAGGGGACGGCTGGCTGCACGAGATCAAGTTCGACGGCTACCGCCTGCAGGTCCGCATCGAGCGCGGCGCCGTCACGCTCTCGACCCGCAACGGCCATGACTGGAGCGACCGCTTCCCGCACATCGAGGCCGCCGCCAAGCGCCTCGCCGTCGACACCGCCATCCTCGACGGCGAGGCGGTGGTGATCGACGACGCCGGGATCTCCAACTTCGGGGCCCTGCAGGCGGTGCTCGCGGGCGAGGCCGACCACCCGATCCGCTTCTACGCCTTCGATCTGTTGTACCTCGACGGCAACGATCTCAGGAAAGCGCCGCTGCTCGCCCGCAAGGAAGCCCTCGCTGCGCTGATCGCCGGCCTCGGCCCCGACGAGGCGACGATGCTGTTGTCGGAGCATCTCGACGGGCGCGGCCCGGCCGTCCTGCAGAGCGCCTGCCAATTGGCGCTGGAAGGGGTGGTGTCCAAGCTGAAGAGCGCGCCGTACCGGTCGGGGCGCGGCAAGGACTGGCGCAAGAGCAAGTGTATCGAGCGCCAGGAGTTCGTCATCGGCGGCCTGATGGCTTCCACGGCGTCGCCCAACAGCGTCGGCTCGCTGCTCCTCGGCTACCACGACGACCAGGACCCCGGCCGCTTGGTCTACGCCGGAAAGGTCGGCACCGGCTTCAGCGCCGCCCAGGCCCGGGACCTGCGGCAACGCCTGAGGGAGGTTGAGCGCGCCGCCCCGCCGTTCGCCGACGTGCCCGCGGACGCTGCCCGCGGGGCGGTCTGGGTGGAGCCGGCGCTGGTCTGCGAGGTCGAGTTCGCGGCCTGGACCCGGGACGGGCGCATCCGCCATGCCGCCTTCATGGGCCTCCGCAACGATAAGCCGCCGCAAGACGTGGTGCGGGAGGTGACCAGCAATGCGCCGCAAGCCGCCGCCAGCCCCCCGTCGCCCGCCCCGGAGCGACAGCCGCGTAAGACGACGGACGACCGCGTCGCCGGCGTCGCGCTGACCCATGCGGACCGCATCGTCTATCCGGACCAGGGGGTGACTAAGCGCGGCCTCGCCGAGTACATGGCTGCGGTCGGCGAAAGCATGCTGCCCCACATCGCTGGCCGCCCCCTCAGCCTGGTCCGCTGCCCCTCCGGCTCCGAGGAGAAGTGCTTCTTTCAGAAGCATCCGCAGCCGGGCTTCCTCGACGACCTGCAGCGGGTCACGGTGTCGGCCCCCGGAAAAAAGAAAGAAGAGATGGTGCTGGCCGCAAGCGTCCGCGACCTGGTGGTGCTGATCCAGCACGGCGTGCTCGAGATCCACCCGTGGGGCTCCCGCGCCGGCAGTCTCGACAACCCGGACATGGTGATTTTCGACCTCGACCCCGACGAGGGCCTGGCGTGGCCGGCGGTGGTCGCCGCCGCCCGCGAGCTTCGCGAGCGCCTGCGGGCGATCGGCCTCGCGAGCTTCGTCAAGACCACCGGCGGCAAGGGCCTGCACGTCCAGTTCCCGCTGGAGCCGCGCCACACCTGGGAGGAGGTCGCCGCCTTCACCGCCGGCCTCGCCAAAGCCATGGCCAAAGACAGCCCGCAACGCTACACCGCCACCATGTCGAAGCGCGCCCGGACGGGCCGCATATTCATCGACCATTTCCGCAACCGCCGCGGCTCGACCGCCGTCGCCCCCTATTCCCCCCGCGCCCGCCCCAACGCCCCCGTCTCCATGCCAGTCGCCTGGTCCGAACTGGATGCCCTGGGAACCGGCGCCCGCTTCACCGTCCCCGACACCCCCCGCCGCCTAACCCGCAGCTTCCAGGACCCCTGGGCCGAACTCACAACCACCCACCAGTCCCTGCCGGACGAGCGTGCCCGGTAACCATTAACAGCGCTTCAACCCCCGCGCGCTAACTGTTGCTTCCTGACCTTGATCGCGACCGTGACGATGCCGGTGTCGAGATCGACGGCGCATTCCGGCTTGCAAGTCTCCTCGGCGAAGGCGTCACCTCGTCAAGCCCAAGTTGAACAGTGGCTTTGGAAAGATTGTTTCACGTCAGCGAGTTACGTCGGCGGCGTCGGGTGTTTGCACCACATTTCGGGGTTGTGAGGGGACGGAAGGGGTCAGGCGGGGTGTTCGCGCAGGTTGGGCGGCAGGGCGACGCCTGCGGCCTGGAAGACACGTCCGACTTGTCCGGTGACGGCGGTGCGAGTGGTGATGCGCTTTCCGTCCTTGTCGATGGTGGCTTCCTGCAGCCGATCGAGGTCGCGCAGGAGCCTCTCCCATTCGACGGCCAACCCGGCGGCGCGGCAGCGGTCGGCCAGCTCCTTCTGGAGTACGAGGGCGAGGAACGAGCAGAACACGTGGCCGCGGATGGCGGCATCGGAGGAATGATAGATGGCCGGGTGCGAAGGATCGCCTTGGCCCGGCGAAACAGGTCCTCGACCTGGATGAGGTCTCGGTAGCGCAGCACCGCCTGCAGCGGGGTGATGCGGGCATTGGTGCGCAGGACGGAAATGCCGTCGTAGCGGGCCTCGTCGGCGAGCTTGCCAGGGTCGATCTCGAAGGCGGGCTCGCTCCGGCCGCCCTCGCTTTGCACCCGGCGCAGATAGCGACGATAGGCGGAGTTGCCGATCAGCGCCTTGTCGCCGCGTCGCAGCTGCTGCTCGAGGGCAGTCACGATCGCCTGGCGGTCGGCGCGGTCCTTCTCGGCCTCGGCCTCGTTGCGGCAGACGATGTAGCGGACGCCCTCGGCCCTGACCTCCTTGACGAAGAGTTGGGTTTCGCCACGGACCCGCTCGATCACCAGTGGGGTGAAGGGAGCCTCGTCCTTGGCACGACCTCGCGGATCAGCCGGCTCGAGCGCCCGCGCGCTCCGAGGACGTACTCCAGCTTGCGCTCCTCCAGAGCTTCGATCGTCGCCGCACACCACGCCGCGATCGGCGACGACGCCACCCGCCCACCATGAAGCGCTCGCGCAGCCGGTCCGCTGATCGGCAGCAGCACGGTGACGTCGGCGGTGTTGCCGGGCAGCATCTCGGTGCACAGCGGCCGTCCCTCGCCGTCCATCACCGCCAGCACCATCTGCTTGAGGTCCGGGCGGTGGTCCCGGAAATGGCCATGGGCGCTGAGGTCTCGCCGCCGGCGCCGTGGAACGACAGAGGGGTGGTGTCCATGAACACCAGCGACAGCTCGCTGAACAGATTCCGCCGGCGCTCGAACAACTGCTCCTCGATCCGGTCCTCGACGCACCGGGGTGCAAGCGCGCCCTCGGCCGCCGGTTCGCTCTCCTCGCCCAGCCACGCCATCGCGCGGTAGAAATGGTGCAGCTGCAACTCGGCTGCGCCGGGGATGGCGTAGTCCGCCATCCATGTCTCGCAAGACCGATCCGAGCCGGAGACGAACAGGCGGTGCAGAACGGCGACGAACACCGCGCGCTCGACGTCGAAGCCGAAGCCGCGGCCATCCAGGAGATCGGCCAGAACCTCAGGAATGGCCAGTCGATCCCACAGCCGGCCAAACAACAACGGCCCGCCGATCCGGGTGCAGGCGATCCGCCCGGCTTCCATGTCGGAGAGGATCATCGCCCGCTCGGAATGCCTTGGCCAGCGAGGCGATCAGCCGGTCCAGCTCACCGCTCGCCGCCAACGCATCCTTGCGCCCCAACGCGCGGACGATCTGCTGCCGAACCCGGTCGCCCTCGCGGATGCTCTCCACCAGATACAGGTAGCGATGACCCCGGGCTGTCTTCTCACGCACGAACATGCCGGATGTTGTTCTCGAAAATCCTGAAAACATCAACTGAAAACGCCATATCGTCGAAAATGTTCCACTACAGGCTTGGGCGTTTCGAAGTCCAAAGACGGGAAATCAATGGCTTGCAATACAATGTTCCCGCCCCGTTCCCACACCACTGTTCAAGTTCAGTCAAGGGCGAGGTGTTCGAGATCCTCCGGGTGCTCCATACAGCCCAGGGTTGGTCCGAGGAGGTTTAGGTTCGGTACCGGCGGGTATATTCCAAGCGCATAGGCAGCCAACTGTCTCAAGGAGCCCACAGGTTTGGCTGAAGCCATGCTCGCGGTACGGAGAGCGTTCCCTGACAAACCGACCCGAAGGCGCGAAGGCGCTTCGACTGCCAAGCGAAGCGCCACTCCGAAGCCAGCGTATATGGTGGGTCGACATCCGCCTCT
This window of the Rhodospirillales bacterium genome carries:
- the glgX gene encoding glycogen debranching protein GlgX encodes the protein MKKLLSAPRVARASRVREGAPHPLGATWDGRGVNFALFSANATKVELCLFDTDGRREIERIEMPEYTDEVWHAYLPDARPGTVYGYRVHGPFDPLHGHRFNPNKLLLDPYAKALVGELKWTDALFGYRIGSRKDDLSFDRRDSAPAMLKCRVIDPAFSWGEERSPRIPWERTIFYEAHVRGYTMLHPLVPKPLRGTFAGMAQHDVVDHIKSLGVTSIELLPVHAFIDDRHLIEKGLRNYWGYNTIGFFAPDPRYMSTPFVNEFKEMVARLHDAGLEVILDVVYNHTAEGNERGPTLSFKGIDNASYYRLMPDNPRYYINDTGTGNTFNLSHPRVLQLVLDSLRYWATEMRVDGFRFDLATILGREVHGFDPGGGFFDAVRQDPILSQTKLIAEPWDIGPGGYQVGNFPPGWAEWNDKYRDTVRAFWKGDDGKLPEFASRISASGDIFNHRGRRPWVTVNFVTAHDGFTLNDLVTYNDKHNEANGEDNRDGHSHNISWNHGVEGPTQDPEIRELRERQKRNLLATLLFSLGTPMVLAGDEFGRSQRGNNNPYCQDNEISWFDWTAIDKDGQALAEFVGELISIRQSYPVLHRNHFLIGAYDPDLDVKDVTWLTPSATEMTPEQWSDANARCLGALFDGRSRPSGIKRPGADATLLLILNAHYEAVSFTLPTVAGGSAWLSLIDTAAPGRVDPLLTTRSGDHYEIPARALALLALKPDRRTWRTFHVLAEITQREQEAQAAARGLLDD
- a CDS encoding Ku protein, which translates into the protein MAPRAYWRGTIRLSLVSVPVSLFPATSSGRRLSFHMIHEPTGERVRYQRVVPDVGPVENDEIVKGYEYERGQYVTLTDEEMDQIKVESKHTINLLRFVDPHEIDPIYFDRPYFVAPDSEMAQEPFIVLRDALKEARKTALGQVTLSGKEHVAAIRPCGRGLILETLRYAEEVRKAKTVFDEIPDMQADAEQVELARLLIDKKTGTFDPHEFKDHQQEVLRQLIEAKLQSRPAPVGDEKREPAKVVNLMDALRRSVDEAEREGGGGDKSGKKPAAKPASKPAGPRSKSAGSRSRKSA
- the ligD gene encoding DNA ligase D, with product MARSAGKAPDPPPPVTEPLRRYREKRRFDRTAEPAGLSTPDAGGANRFVVHKHAARRLHYDLRLAVDGVYKSWAVPRGPSLDPADVRLAVHVEDHPMDYGDFEGIIPKGEYGGGTVMIWDRGAWEPQDDDPLKAYQRGRLKFSFNGERLKGSWMLVRSGDNSDRQDRWLLRKHRDDAARPGDGEALVRDALTSVVSGRTMAEIAADTDRVWRGRAEARDNDGAAETSAAIEGAAPAETAGQGIGEPAPLPSFILPQLATLSAKAPAGDGWLHEIKFDGYRLQVRIERGAVTLSTRNGHDWSDRFPHIEAAAKRLAVDTAILDGEAVVIDDAGISNFGALQAVLAGEADHPIRFYAFDLLYLDGNDLRKAPLLARKEALAALIAGLGPDEATMLLSEHLDGRGPAVLQSACQLALEGVVSKLKSAPYRSGRGKDWRKSKCIERQEFVIGGLMASTASPNSVGSLLLGYHDDQDPGRLVYAGKVGTGFSAAQARDLRQRLREVERAAPPFADVPADAARGAVWVEPALVCEVEFAAWTRDGRIRHAAFMGLRNDKPPQDVVREVTSNAPQAAASPPSPAPERQPRKTTDDRVAGVALTHADRIVYPDQGVTKRGLAEYMAAVGESMLPHIAGRPLSLVRCPSGSEEKCFFQKHPQPGFLDDLQRVTVSAPGKKKEEMVLAASVRDLVVLIQHGVLEIHPWGSRAGSLDNPDMVIFDLDPDEGLAWPAVVAAARELRERLRAIGLASFVKTTGGKGLHVQFPLEPRHTWEEVAAFTAGLAKAMAKDSPQRYTATMSKRARTGRIFIDHFRNRRGSTAVAPYSPRARPNAPVSMPVAWSELDALGTGARFTVPDTPRRLTRSFQDPWAELTTTHQSLPDERAR